tataaagagaggaagATTTGATTTGTAAAAGAGGAGGGATGATGAAAATTAATATGTAATCAGTTCATAAGCTTtgataacaaaatatacataATATAGGGTTATTATTGTTTAAAATATCTGAACTTAGATAATTActgtattcttgaattcatcataaATACACACCATAAATATTATTTACGTACTTATCGACTAATACATCTTAAAATCATTATATCAGAAACTAACTTTCGATACAACAAAGCCCCCTTATTTCGTATTCCACTCAGAGGATGCGGATCCACTGGAAAGAGCCGCGGTAAAAGCAACGAAGCATGAGCAGCGGCAGCGAAAAAACCCCCCCGCAAAAATTAACTCGCCCAAAATTTTACCGCCGAGCAGGAGCAGCCGCGGTAACACACTGACACGATCGGATGCAGAGGCGCGGGCGGGAAGCGGAAACCCACAAGCCACAACACAGATCAGTAACCCACCCGAGAAGCGAGGCCAGTCTACGCAGACCAGGTTCATGAACTGCCATTCCACTGACAGCATGGTCCACCTCAGGCGCCTCAGGGGCTCAGGGCCCGCGCCCACGTAAACCGCTCCCACCTCGCGGGCGCAATTCACTCCCAAAACTCTCCCCCCTTTTCGAATCCCAGCGAGGGCCGCGAGGCTCTTTGTACGTGAAAATCACCCACCAAGTCCCCACGAACACCCACTGACAACGGCCCCAGAAGATGGGTCCCACATactggacccacatgtcatcgaaACGGTAACGTTTCTTAAAAATCTCCGGGCGTGTGCGTCGGAGCGATGGCTCAAATACCCGCCCCCTCCTGCTCCGCCGTTTCCTTCCCCAGCACGCCGCTCCCGAATTCTCCAACTCGCACCCCACGCACAGCGCCCTCCTCTCTGTTTGAAGCCTAGGGCTTCGGGATTCGAGGGGTTGGGGCAACGCTCGCAATGGCGGATGAGGCGGGCGCGCAGGGCCGCGGGGAGGAGCCGGTGACGCCGCCGCCAGCGGAGGGGACCCAGGCGGTGGACGATCGGCGGCTGCTGCGGTCGCAGTACCTCGCCGTGAAGAGCCTCATCAGCGGTGGGGATTTCCCGCTTGAACTCGCATTGGTTTGGTGATCGGGGTTTGGCTGTAGGTTGATTTTGATTTGGTTTGGGGTGCCGATGTGTGTGTGCGCAGATGAGAGGGATGAGATGGCGAGCGCGGATTCCGTCAAGTTCCGCTCCATCATCAGCAAGGTGGAGAGCCTGCACCAGCTTGGTATGGACGATCGCTTTGCCCGCTCGCGGAAACGAAACTTTTAGGTTTTTGGCTGGCTATTCCCCCCCGTAATTTTAGGAGGCAACAAATGGTACAGTCGGTGaaattttgttttgagcagtgtgGTCCATCGTTTGTTTCAAAAATGTAATTTAATTCACTCCCTTTTTGCTCAGTGGAAGCTTGCTCCGATAGTATGCAGCTTACGGCGAGTTTGTTTATCTTCGAACTTGAAGTAATTTGCTTTTCTGTTTTACGTCTGCGTCCTCTGTCACTGCATTACTAACATGGCTATGACACattatttcaaaagaaaaatgcaactgaagtttgcaaaaatgcTGTGTAACACCGAGGACTTGTTGATTCTTGGCCAGATGTTCAATTACTATCATATCAAGTGCACTTTTGTTCTTGAATAATTAAAGGAAGTTCCTTATGTAACTGTTGTGCATGTGCCATGACATTACTACACTACTGGCCGCTGGTGCTTCTTGCTGAAACCAAACTTAATGACTAATGAGTTGTATATTTCTGCTGCAGTTCAGAGGCCCAGGGAGCAAATAGCTGATGCAGAAGCCCTGCTGGACCTTGCCGCCAGTTTGGTAACATCAGTAAGGTCCCAGTCAGTTCTGGGAATCACGCCTTCTGATTTTGTTGCTGggctgctgaagaagtttggaAAGCGATGGGGAGCCAATGATGAGGTTGCCTCGTTGAACTGGGTTGATGTTGGGATTGCCACCTCCCATGTCTTCATGGCTGCGCCTGGATGTGGAACCATGTAATGGGATCCACTGTATTTTTTAAGCTTTTCCTATGGTGGTTGcaatttttaaggacttgagTCTTAGACAATGTCTGGCTTCTGTTTTGACAGGGTTGGCCCCATGTCTACAGAAGTAAAGCCGCGAAGGGTTCGTGTTCCTAGAAAGAGGACTGCAAGGCCACATGGACGTGCTTGCCCCGAACAGGTACTGTTATTTACCTGATTAATGTAATGGATATACTTTGTGCACTTGTTCTAGTGCTTGGAAATCACATTTATAATGGATGCGGTACTCAGTTATCAGTGCATTTGCTTCATGGTAGCATTGATCAATGATCATATTTATAATAGGTCTATCTTTTGCTGCCAGTTTGGTAACATCAGTAAGATGTCATGTGCATACAGCGGTGGGTTAATGAGTTGGGAGTTGAACCTTTAGGTGCATACTAGGCTGATTGGCGACGCGCGCCTGTGGGAAGGATGGCAGTTCATAAATTGTCTCGCAGATGTTATTGTTCAATTCCTGCTGGCTGTCTTCCAATACATACTTAGACTAAGTCGAAGTTAGCATCTTCCCAACCATTCATGGAACTGAGCCAGCAGAGCTTTCATATATAAGCTGTAGATAATCAATCGACTAATCTTTCTAGCATATATATCCGTAAGTCAGTTTCGTTACAGTTGTGAAGCTTCATACTAATAGCTGTAAATAACTCGCTCAGGCAAAACCTGGAATGAAAAAAGGAATAGAAGTTCTGTTTCCTCCATTCATAGGGTGGAAAGGCGCTTTACGCGGCACCTGTTGTGTATTTTTTTGCTGGTCCTAATGGGCCATGACCCATGACAGTATCCTTTATGGATCAGTGGCACTATAACGTAATAGTAAGTGCCTGTTAATGTTGGAACCAATAGTACATTCTGTATCATTATCAAATTATACTTAATAATCATTCTATGATGGGTATTCAAAGGTAGAGACATAGTTTATACTTGGAGTTACATCTTGGATGGACCCTTCATGACGGTTTATAGCCAACTTTCCTATAAATGCCGATCATTAATATGTTGACTTCTGACAATATGTTGAtctgatcccccccccccctcccccaatTCTGCAGCTTGCTGATCCCTCGGAAAGAGCAAAGAGTGATACAGACAAGAATATGGCTGCTATATTTGATCTtctgaggaggaagaaaaatgCAAGGTTGGAACACCTTGTTTTAAACAGGGGATCCTTTGCCCAAACGGTGGAGAATATCTTTGCCTTGTCATTCCTAGTGAAAGATGGAAGAGTGGAAATCAATTTGAATGATGAGGGACATCATATTGTCTGTAAGGACTTTGTTGCTTGATCACTCCTTTCATGCTATAATATCGTGAAGATTATGTTGTGCTGTGTCTGATTGATTCTATTCACTGGAACAGACCCAAGGAATGCACCTGCTGCTAGTGCCATTGCCTCAGGAAAAGTGTCTTATAACCACTTCGTCTTCAGATTTGATTTCAAAGACTGGAAGGTATCATTTCAGAGTGAAGCCCTGCATCCTCTGCTTAAATTATGATCCCATCATTCAGTGGCCACAAGTGAGAAGATTTTATGAAAACCGTAGTTGCACATGAAATTCATAACAAGTTTATATGACAATTTGTTCAACACACCTGGTATAGCATGCAAAAGTTGACAGAGTAACACTGTTAGGATGGAATTTGTTTCTATCTGATCTTATCTCTCTGTTTTGCATTTGTTTCTAGCTCATGAAAGGGATTGTGGCGGAGGGTGAAGAGCTGATGTCGCACAGGTCTTGTCAGGGCGCACCTGGCACAGGAGTAAACAATTATCCTGCTCCTGAAGAGCAAATGCGGCACAAGTCTTCTCAGGGCGCACCTGGCGCAGGAGGAACCAATCATCCTGTGCCTGAAGAACTTATGCCGCACAGGTCTTCTGAGAGCACACCCGGCACAGGAGGAAACAACCACCATGAGCCTGAAGAGCTTATGCCGCACAGGTCTTCTCAGCCCTCGCCCGGTACAGGAGGAAACAATCATCCTGAGCCTGAAGAGCTTATGCCGCACTGGTCTTCTCAGCCCGCACCTGACACAGGAGGAAACAATCATCCTGAGCCCGAGGTGTCACCGTCCGCACAAGGCACACCGATGCGGAAACTCTGCAGGAACCGGGGCCTGGTCTTGCAAGACGAGACGGTAGCCACGGGCACGCAGGAAGTCATGGAAGACAAGAAGATGGTAGCCACGGGCGAGCAGGAAGTCATGGAAGACAAGAAGATGGTAGCCACGGGCGCGCAGGAAGTGATGGGGGACAAGAAGATGGTCATGGACAGGCTAGAGATCAACCTGACGTACAAGCGCAGACGCCTCTTCCCGGATCACTGATAGCCTGATTGGCTGATCGTGGTCGTCGGTGTACATGCGTAGGTAGGGATGCCACCCTGCTTAGCTTAGCTTAGCTTAGTCTTTTGGTAAACAGCAGCTTAAGTCGGTGGCGTGGCACAGGACATGTCAGCTTTTGCAATGGTTGGGCGTCACATTATTTGGAGGATAGGTAAGGTTTCTGGTGTACTTAGGGCGAGGTGGCCTACTCTAGATGTATAATTTGGATGTTTCGGTAGACTTGAAAAGCTGATGCTTAGTTTGATGGGGGTTAAAGAAGTTTACTAGTCTTTGTTCTGAAAATGCTGATGCAGGTTGCCACTGTTAATCTTCCATTGCCTTTGAAGTACTAGGAGCGTTAATCGATTGGTGTGGCCTGCTGCAGTTGACGATGGCTTTTGACTTGCTGTTGATTTACTACGTATTGATGAAGTAGATCAGCAGAACTGAAACTCTGTAAGGTGTGGCTACTCGTTGCAACCAGCCGAGCCACATGTTACGGCTTACCATGGCGCGAACTTGGAACTTGGAACAGGATGCTGTCAAGCTATGGCCTGGCTTGTTTCCGGTTTTTGCCAATCACTCGGTGACCACGAATCTGCTGCGATCTTGCATACAATCTGATGGAATCCGAGATTTCTGcctggaaaagaaaaagggggacAATTCCTTAAAAAAAGTGATGCTTACCTAGGCTCAAAACTGCGAAAAGTACATAAAACGAATTGACACCAAAGACCACATCAGAACGTAACCATAGCAGGTTCTATTCTAAATACATGGTAACACACTACAATGTATTATTAGTCTCAAACTACCTACAGAATCACACTATCCGATTTTTTGTTTAGAAGCTACTACATATGGAACTATTAAGATTTCACAAACAGATAGTATAAAAAAGCATCTATTGTCAAGTCAATAGAATCACAATAATCTGCCAGACAAGTGCCTAAGAAACGGTACAAAAAAGGATGCAAAACAGAGAAATGGAGAGATACGATAGTCCTATAAACCCCTAAGGCACGGTAATTGCGAATCTCCAGCAGTGTTACAGCAGTACGATCAATACAAGCCACGAAGAGCATCTCTCAGTCAGCATCAGGCTTGCACAGCTCATTTCAGCATGGGCGATTGCCCTTTGTTCTGGTGTTATTCAACCATACAGCCATAGTAACCATCACAGGCTTCAACAAACATCGGTCAAGCAGCAGCAGGTCTGCGCAGCTCATTCTCACCATGGGCAAAGTGGCACCTGTCTCCAAACGTGCAGGAGCCTTTGTTGAAGTTCTCACACAGCTTGGTCTTGAAGTTGCTTCCAGGCCCCCCAGCATGGGAACCCCTGCCTGGGTTCTTGGCTTGTGGAGGGGCCTTACCACCAATGCGGACAATTAACTCTGTGACCATTGCACTAGCATGCTTGATCTGGTCAAATGTTCCCTCAAGCTCAATGTTTTTAAGGCTGGGATCAGCCTCATTGTCCCTGATGGCTAACTTCGCCCCAGTCACACGGGATATATGCTTTGTGTTGGTACCAGCCTTCCCAATGATGGCGCCAGCAAGAGACGCATCAACACTAATCTTTGCTGTGGCTGAAGCTCCAAATGTTGAGGGAGGAACCATGTCTGGGACAGGCATTGGCGGGGGCATAAAGTGACCGTTGGGCCCTGGTCTCATTGGTGGTCCCATTGAGTTGTCCAACTGCATGGGCTTTCCAAGCTCCCTTTCTCCATGAGCAAAATGACATTTGTTCCCCCATTTACATCCTTCAGCAGTGTTGTACTTGTTACACATGCGAGTCTTCACAGCGGGTGAAGGTGGCCCATCAGGAACACCAGGTCCCATAGGCATTCTCCCCGGAGGGGCTGGAACAGCAGGTCCACCCAAGTTGGTCATCTTTGCAACAGCCTGGTAGCCACCAGGGAAGTTATGGAGAAAATGGCAACTCGCACCAAAAGGACAACCAGCAGTGCTGCACAATGAGAATGTCATATGAGCATGCAGGTTAATGGAATAACCTCAAAACTATGACATGACTGGATATTCAGAAATAGGCATCTTTATTCAGCATATGAATTATCAGTTAAAAGAATTCTTGACTGGCTATCTACTTAACATCATTTATACGAGATCAAGCCAGACAGTTCCCAAATATCAGTAATCAAAGTATGGTGATGCATATACTAATCACTAAGAACTGAGGGAATAACACATGAAGCTGTACTGAATTTAAGAATAGAAGATCAAAAGTGTCACCACATGTAGAAACAAGAATATAGGGTGATAACGAAAGGCAAACagataaaatgatttttttttagaattaccTAATTAGTCACAGGTTGATTTAATACATCACAGCAACAAATATTAGAATTTCAGAATCACATTGCTGTTTGTCAAGGAAGCAACTTCATACTGTCTTATGTTCCAAACATTCCTTGAGCTACTCTACTTGCATGAAAATGGTAGTAGTATTACACAATTCAACAATAAATTCGAGGGTCAGTAAAAATTTCTAGAGAAACAAGCACTTGTTTGCCCAATCCATTGGgactttgaaaaaaaagaggacaaacataaaattatcactgCAGAGGAAATTTCATGCTTTGCATGTGTCCTGTTCCTGGTGAAAACAACTACTGCTTACATCACAAATCTTagatatatttaattttaacaAATAAGTGGCACATTTTCAAAAGGGAATCCAACTGCAATCTCCCTATGGCATGTTCAAAAAATCTTCTTATATTGGTTTCTCCAGAACCTGTTTCATGGTGTTACTGTCTGATTGTTCAACTGATAAGACGTTTCATGCCCTCATAACTGCTGTGTTGCATCATTCAAAATTTCACAAGTGATAAACAGCCATACATTCCAAATTTTTTACTCCACTGAATGTTCTTAATCTTGGATTATACAAACAACCTGTAGCA
The sequence above is drawn from the Phragmites australis chromosome 10, lpPhrAust1.1, whole genome shotgun sequence genome and encodes:
- the LOC133883294 gene encoding zinc finger CCCH domain-containing protein 44-like — its product is MDAGRKRAAPEGANGASAKRARELETSQMGVGSKSKPCTKFFSTAGCPFGASCHFLHNFPGGYQAVAKMTNLGGPAVPAPPGRMPMGPGVPDGPPSPAVKTRMCNKYNTAEGCKWGNKCHFAHGERELGKPMQLDNSMGPPMRPGPNGHFMPPPMPVPDMVPPSTFGASATAKISVDASLAGAIIGKAGTNTKHISRVTGAKLAIRDNEADPSLKNIELEGTFDQIKHASAMVTELIVRIGGKAPPQAKNPGRGSHAGGPGSNFKTKLCENFNKGSCTFGDRCHFAHGENELRRPAAA
- the LOC133883292 gene encoding non-structural maintenance of chromosomes element 4 homolog B-like isoform X1 — its product is MADEAGAQGRGEEPVTPPPAEGTQAVDDRRLLRSQYLAVKSLISDERDEMASADSVKFRSIISKVESLHQLVQRPREQIADAEALLDLAASLVTSVRSQSVLGITPSDFVAGLLKKFGKRWGANDEVASLNWVDVGIATSHVFMAAPGCGTMVGPMSTEVKPRRVRVPRKRTARPHGRACPEQLADPSERAKSDTDKNMAAIFDLLRRKKNARLEHLVLNRGSFAQTVENIFALSFLVKDGRVEINLNDEGHHIVYPRNAPAASAIASGKVSYNHFVFRFDFKDWKLMKGIVAEGEELMSHRSCQGAPGTGVNNYPAPEEQMRHKSSQGAPGAGGTNHPVPEELMPHRSSESTPGTGGNNHHEPEELMPHRSSQPSPGTGGNNHPEPEELMPHWSSQPAPDTGGNNHPEPEVSPSAQGTPMRKLCRNRGLVLQDETVATGTQEVMEDKKMVATGEQEVMEDKKMVATGAQEVMGDKKMVMDRLEINLTYKRRRLFPDH
- the LOC133883292 gene encoding non-structural maintenance of chromosomes element 4 homolog B-like isoform X2 produces the protein MADEAGAQGRGEEPVTPPPAEGTQAVDDRRLLRSQYLAVKSLISVQRPREQIADAEALLDLAASLVTSVRSQSVLGITPSDFVAGLLKKFGKRWGANDEVASLNWVDVGIATSHVFMAAPGCGTMVGPMSTEVKPRRVRVPRKRTARPHGRACPEQLADPSERAKSDTDKNMAAIFDLLRRKKNARLEHLVLNRGSFAQTVENIFALSFLVKDGRVEINLNDEGHHIVYPRNAPAASAIASGKVSYNHFVFRFDFKDWKLMKGIVAEGEELMSHRSCQGAPGTGVNNYPAPEEQMRHKSSQGAPGAGGTNHPVPEELMPHRSSESTPGTGGNNHHEPEELMPHRSSQPSPGTGGNNHPEPEELMPHWSSQPAPDTGGNNHPEPEVSPSAQGTPMRKLCRNRGLVLQDETVATGTQEVMEDKKMVATGEQEVMEDKKMVATGAQEVMGDKKMVMDRLEINLTYKRRRLFPDH